In a single window of the Streptomyces sp. MMBL 11-1 genome:
- a CDS encoding lantibiotic dehydratase, with the protein MNPPVPELQTPAAPALDGHTSPLPRIAPGALVRTTLLSLPAEPAPAAAFRAALAELVVLEGRLTALAPALGDALYASRADHTEEYHREVVLPLRRAVHNGRAPRPALLRRLEGLPDRLPELRAWLTARRRREELLTALRAGAGPALSAGRSVLAGLCREPSFLRAASFTSADLLRAVVRAGQGREDRRTRKEEPGVLRHVTRAVARTTPLSAFVGVGWGVLPTPPGAKREAGPGDGPEQGTGSWHGPEQGTGVWNGADLPIGSSRAVVRANRTLVDTLFAALAEDPRRRSTLPHRMCSSLRLSDGRAAFARSRTAFTAARFLAVEDDEVTLGAVQPLRRLAALCDPPATLDALAAMLAAEGATDAEPAQVDAASAFVGQVRDAGLLVAVEPFDPQDPDPLPRLARWLRGTGSPQDHELALRIDDLFLVTGEFGTAEPGRRAALLATLRDRWVTLLDEVGRPVGPDPTRLTVLSEDVVMRQPVGLDGFLGDRDHRAISELAILAEVFDLGPVVRRQVRDSFVARYGPGGVCPHVWDFGADANEAWQRAARTFGEGAPGADGDGSTAAGGIRRLAALRAELVEAVHRAHARSGGGPGDDVVLPAGLVAALGSRLPPWATRRPVSYTEFLQRAPGGELCVNHVYGGWGRFSSRFLDSVDAGAARGTAAAVSDALGPGAAVAQVRPVSGFNANLHPLFVPREIGPDRSYTSLGADDVELVHDLADDEVRVRIKVTGERADVLYAGVFAPLLLQPRLAPLLMDHPHGITDFSALVPRHRTAVPGGELVRTPRLRHRHLVLRRRRWELAGSTVTVLLAELAAEGEIPVGTVARWRALLGVPDQLYLRATPPSGSGRVDEDLLRALDRPKPQYVDLGDALHLRCLGKWLGRHPRGVVLEEALPVPARDEKSAAVELVVETYRAGRPLGDAGDRAPAGHANRREDR; encoded by the coding sequence GTGAATCCGCCCGTTCCTGAACTCCAGACACCCGCCGCCCCGGCCCTCGACGGGCATACCAGCCCTCTGCCCCGGATCGCCCCCGGCGCGCTGGTCCGTACGACCCTGCTGAGCCTGCCCGCCGAGCCCGCGCCCGCTGCGGCGTTCCGCGCCGCGCTGGCCGAACTGGTGGTGCTGGAGGGCCGGCTCACGGCCTTGGCGCCCGCGCTCGGTGACGCGCTGTACGCGAGCCGGGCGGACCATACCGAGGAGTACCACCGCGAGGTGGTGCTTCCGCTCCGCCGTGCCGTGCACAACGGGCGCGCCCCCAGGCCTGCCCTGCTGCGCCGTCTGGAGGGCCTGCCGGACCGGCTGCCCGAACTGCGCGCCTGGCTCACAGCGCGCCGCCGCAGGGAGGAGCTGCTCACAGCCCTGCGGGCCGGGGCCGGCCCCGCTCTCAGCGCCGGGCGGTCGGTGCTCGCCGGGTTGTGCCGTGAGCCCTCGTTCCTCCGTGCCGCGTCGTTCACCAGCGCGGACCTGCTGCGGGCGGTGGTGCGGGCCGGGCAGGGGCGGGAGGACCGCCGGACCCGGAAGGAGGAGCCGGGTGTGCTGCGGCACGTGACGCGGGCTGTGGCCCGTACGACTCCGCTGTCCGCCTTCGTGGGTGTCGGCTGGGGTGTCCTGCCCACGCCGCCGGGGGCGAAGCGGGAAGCCGGCCCGGGGGACGGGCCGGAGCAGGGCACGGGTTCCTGGCACGGGCCGGAGCAGGGCACGGGTGTCTGGAACGGCGCGGACCTGCCGATCGGTTCGTCCCGGGCCGTCGTCCGCGCCAACCGGACGCTGGTGGACACGCTCTTCGCGGCGCTGGCAGAGGACCCGCGCCGTCGCTCCACCCTGCCGCACCGCATGTGCAGCAGTCTCCGTCTCTCCGACGGGCGTGCCGCCTTCGCCCGCTCCCGCACGGCCTTCACCGCCGCGCGTTTCCTCGCGGTGGAGGATGACGAGGTCACCCTCGGTGCTGTGCAACCCCTGCGCCGGCTCGCCGCGCTGTGCGACCCCCCGGCCACCCTCGACGCCCTGGCCGCGATGCTCGCGGCAGAAGGAGCGACGGACGCGGAGCCGGCGCAGGTGGACGCGGCGTCCGCCTTCGTCGGGCAGGTCCGGGACGCGGGGCTGCTCGTCGCGGTGGAGCCCTTCGACCCGCAGGACCCGGACCCCTTGCCCCGGCTCGCGCGCTGGCTGCGCGGGACCGGCTCACCGCAGGACCATGAACTGGCTCTGCGTATCGACGATCTGTTCCTCGTCACCGGTGAGTTCGGCACGGCGGAACCCGGCCGTCGCGCCGCCTTGCTCGCCACCCTCAGGGACCGCTGGGTGACGCTCCTCGACGAGGTGGGCCGCCCCGTGGGCCCGGACCCCACCCGCCTCACCGTTCTCAGCGAGGACGTGGTGATGCGGCAGCCGGTCGGCCTGGACGGCTTTCTCGGCGACAGGGACCACCGGGCGATCAGCGAACTGGCCATCCTCGCCGAGGTGTTCGACCTCGGACCCGTGGTGCGCCGGCAGGTGCGGGACAGCTTCGTCGCCCGGTACGGGCCCGGTGGGGTCTGCCCGCACGTGTGGGACTTCGGCGCGGACGCCAACGAGGCGTGGCAGCGGGCCGCGAGGACCTTCGGCGAAGGCGCCCCCGGGGCGGACGGGGACGGATCCACCGCCGCCGGCGGCATCCGGCGGCTCGCCGCGCTCCGGGCCGAGCTGGTGGAGGCCGTGCACCGGGCGCACGCCCGCAGCGGCGGCGGGCCCGGTGACGACGTCGTCCTGCCGGCCGGTCTGGTGGCCGCACTCGGCTCCCGGCTGCCGCCGTGGGCGACCCGGCGCCCGGTCTCCTACACGGAGTTCCTCCAGCGGGCACCCGGCGGGGAGCTGTGCGTGAACCACGTGTACGGGGGGTGGGGGCGCTTCAGCAGCAGGTTCCTGGATTCCGTGGACGCCGGGGCCGCGCGGGGAACGGCCGCCGCCGTGTCCGACGCGCTCGGTCCCGGAGCCGCGGTGGCCCAGGTGCGCCCGGTCAGCGGCTTCAACGCCAACCTGCATCCGCTGTTCGTGCCGCGGGAGATCGGGCCGGACCGCTCGTACACCTCCCTCGGCGCGGACGACGTCGAACTCGTCCATGACCTGGCCGACGATGAGGTACGTGTCCGGATCAAGGTCACCGGTGAGCGGGCCGATGTGCTCTACGCGGGGGTGTTCGCCCCGCTCCTGCTGCAGCCGAGGCTCGCGCCCCTGCTGATGGACCACCCGCACGGCATCACCGACTTCAGTGCCCTGGTGCCCCGTCACCGCACCGCCGTACCCGGCGGAGAACTGGTGCGTACCCCGCGCCTGCGCCACCGCCATCTCGTGCTGCGGCGCCGCCGGTGGGAGCTGGCGGGCTCCACGGTGACGGTGCTGCTCGCGGAGCTCGCGGCCGAGGGTGAGATACCGGTGGGCACGGTGGCGCGCTGGCGGGCTCTGCTCGGCGTACCGGATCAGCTCTATCTGCGTGCCACGCCACCGTCGGGGAGCGGGCGGGTGGACGAGGATCTCCTGCGTGCTCTGGACCGCCCCAAGCCGCAGTACGTCGATCTCGGCGACGCTCTGCATCTGCGCTGCCTGGGCAAGTGGCTGGGCCGCCACCCGCGGGGCGTGGTCCTGGAGGAGGCGCTGCCCGTCCCCGCCCGGGACGAGAAGTCGGCGGCGGTCGAGCTGGTGGTGGAGACCTACCGGGCCGGACGGCCCCTGGGCGACGCGGGCGACCGCGCACCCGCCGGGCACGCGAACCGAAGGGAAGACCGATGA